In Candidatus Thermoplasmatota archaeon, the following are encoded in one genomic region:
- a CDS encoding ISNCY family transposase gives RRFGGLVRQKREDRREIALFSTAFFHNIFITRIRPD, from the coding sequence AGACGTTTTGGCGGTCTGGTGAGACAGAAACGAGAAGATCGACGAGAAATAGCATTATTTTCTACCGCATTCTTTCACAATATTTTTATCACAAGAATACGCCCGGATTAA